The following proteins come from a genomic window of Flavobacteriaceae bacterium MAR_2010_188:
- a CDS encoding Multidrug efflux pump subunit AcrB gives MNITKISIENNRVTILLVVVIAILGILGYNQSSRDAMPPFTIRTCQVITQFPGASPERVEKLVSDKIEKVIQEIPELKTVTSENRTGKSIIKVELQSDVPKEDLQAVWDKIRRKIDEIRNELPNNIYGPNVKDDGLGVVYGIQLGLRSEGFTYAEMEDYADEIRNDLIKLEEVSRVEIGGIREERVFVKFDNAKLAQYGLSANQIENAISNTNIVFPGGEINLQKERIALEPTGNYEHIEDIKNTLIPLKQAEYVKLSDIADVRLGYETPQGSIVKINGEKGLSLALSLKEGTSLSKLGEKVDRKLLGYNNSFPHGITIDRIASQDTYVNNGISDFVSNVIQSIAVVLLVMLLFLGFRTGMVVASLIPITMLMSLMVMNFLGVGLNQVTLAALIMALGMLVDNSIVVSEAIMVKIEGGSSPKDAAVEASKELAIPLLISTLTTSAAFLAFFLADGAMGEMMGNIFIVITIALLSSLIIALSFVAMISVYFMRNKKVKADSKKEEKPDFFEKLNAKYKQLLIWVLNQPKKFIGMVVVALVASLFIFPMLPIIFMPESDRNLVVVDINLPQGTKVKETEKVVDELSDFINANLIVSESKAKTEEGIVNFTSFIGRGPNSYDLGYQQEQPNSSYAHLLLNTTGYEANANVIQVLDKHAFNNFPDADVSVSSLGSAGGAKYDISVRLAGEDMEKLLSISESLKAEMSKIEGTQTIKDDWGPKIKKVVIDIDQFKAGLAGVTNQDIAISLKTALDGFEIGDYRDLDGNIPIVLQNRNANTLDVRELESIAVFSQMNGSNVPLAQVANINIQWQQAKIMHKDLNRTIEVSCNAKRGTTAAEITNQLKPYLKETSKNWESGYSYSLGGESEKSAESMGAVAKNLPFAGFIILLLLILQFNSFRKTFIVIASIPLGIIGVLVGLFVFNSYFGFMAFLGIVSLAGIVVNNAIVLLDRIDIEITSLGKKPYQAIIDAAQERFRPILLTTFTTVLGLIPLYLGGGLMWEPMAVSIMVGLLFATMITLLFVPLLYKLLFKVKTEEFQEIH, from the coding sequence ATGAACATTACAAAAATTTCCATAGAAAATAACCGGGTAACCATTTTGTTGGTTGTGGTTATTGCCATTCTCGGCATACTGGGTTATAATCAGTCATCGAGAGATGCCATGCCGCCATTTACTATAAGAACGTGTCAGGTGATTACTCAATTTCCAGGAGCATCCCCTGAACGAGTAGAAAAATTGGTGTCGGATAAGATTGAAAAAGTAATTCAGGAAATACCAGAACTAAAAACGGTAACCAGTGAGAATCGAACGGGAAAGTCTATAATTAAGGTTGAGCTTCAGAGTGACGTGCCTAAAGAGGATTTGCAAGCCGTATGGGATAAGATCAGGCGTAAAATAGATGAAATTCGCAATGAGCTTCCTAATAATATTTATGGCCCCAATGTTAAAGATGATGGATTAGGAGTAGTTTATGGCATTCAGCTGGGCCTTCGATCAGAAGGTTTTACCTATGCCGAAATGGAAGACTATGCAGATGAAATTAGAAATGATCTGATTAAACTGGAAGAGGTATCTAGAGTAGAGATTGGTGGAATACGGGAAGAAAGAGTCTTTGTAAAATTTGACAATGCCAAATTGGCCCAATACGGACTTTCTGCCAACCAAATAGAAAATGCCATATCAAACACGAATATTGTATTTCCAGGGGGTGAAATAAATCTTCAAAAAGAACGCATTGCCCTTGAACCCACTGGTAATTATGAACATATCGAAGATATTAAGAATACACTGATTCCTCTAAAACAAGCAGAATATGTTAAGCTGAGCGACATTGCAGACGTGAGGCTTGGGTATGAAACCCCGCAGGGTAGCATTGTAAAAATTAATGGTGAAAAGGGTTTAAGTCTTGCATTGAGCCTGAAGGAGGGAACAAGTTTGTCTAAATTAGGTGAAAAAGTCGACCGCAAATTACTCGGTTATAACAATTCGTTTCCCCATGGCATAACCATCGATAGAATTGCATCGCAGGATACCTATGTGAACAACGGGATCAGTGACTTTGTTTCAAATGTCATTCAATCCATTGCGGTGGTGCTATTGGTAATGCTGCTGTTTTTAGGATTTCGTACCGGAATGGTGGTCGCAAGTTTGATTCCCATAACCATGTTGATGTCGTTAATGGTGATGAACTTTTTAGGTGTTGGATTGAATCAGGTGACCTTAGCGGCCTTGATAATGGCTCTGGGCATGCTGGTCGATAACTCTATTGTGGTGTCAGAAGCTATAATGGTGAAAATAGAGGGAGGATCATCGCCCAAGGACGCAGCGGTCGAGGCGTCTAAAGAATTGGCCATCCCGCTCCTTATTTCCACTTTAACGACATCGGCAGCATTTCTGGCGTTTTTCCTTGCCGATGGCGCTATGGGTGAAATGATGGGCAATATTTTTATAGTGATAACTATAGCCCTGCTTTCATCGTTGATTATCGCCCTTTCGTTTGTAGCGATGATAAGTGTCTATTTTATGCGGAACAAAAAAGTTAAAGCCGATTCTAAAAAGGAAGAAAAACCCGATTTTTTTGAAAAGTTGAATGCAAAATATAAACAGTTACTGATATGGGTTCTAAACCAGCCCAAAAAATTTATCGGTATGGTTGTGGTCGCATTAGTTGCATCGCTATTTATTTTTCCTATGCTACCCATTATTTTTATGCCTGAGAGCGATAGAAATCTAGTAGTGGTGGATATTAATCTGCCACAGGGAACCAAGGTGAAAGAGACTGAAAAAGTGGTTGATGAACTTTCCGACTTTATAAATGCCAACCTTATCGTTTCCGAGTCTAAGGCAAAGACAGAAGAGGGCATTGTGAATTTCACTTCATTTATTGGAAGAGGGCCCAACTCATACGACTTGGGATATCAACAGGAGCAACCCAATTCGAGCTATGCCCATTTACTTTTAAATACAACAGGTTACGAGGCAAATGCTAATGTTATACAGGTATTGGACAAACACGCATTTAATAATTTCCCGGATGCCGATGTGTCGGTCAGTTCCCTGGGATCGGCTGGCGGTGCAAAATACGATATTAGTGTTCGACTTGCAGGAGAGGATATGGAAAAATTGTTGTCCATCTCAGAAAGCCTAAAAGCCGAAATGTCGAAAATTGAAGGTACACAAACAATAAAAGACGATTGGGGGCCGAAAATAAAAAAGGTGGTAATAGATATTGACCAGTTTAAAGCAGGCTTGGCAGGAGTTACTAATCAAGACATTGCCATTTCGTTGAAAACCGCCTTGGACGGATTTGAAATTGGAGATTACCGTGACCTGGATGGCAATATTCCTATTGTATTGCAAAACAGGAATGCGAATACCTTGGATGTTCGCGAACTGGAAAGCATTGCAGTCTTCTCACAAATGAACGGCAGCAATGTACCTCTGGCCCAAGTGGCAAATATTAATATACAATGGCAGCAAGCCAAAATAATGCATAAAGATCTAAATCGTACTATTGAGGTTAGTTGTAATGCAAAACGCGGTACCACGGCTGCCGAAATCACAAATCAGCTCAAACCTTACCTAAAGGAAACTTCAAAGAATTGGGAAAGTGGTTATTCCTACAGCCTTGGGGGCGAGAGTGAAAAAAGTGCCGAATCAATGGGAGCAGTAGCTAAAAATCTACCCTTTGCGGGATTTATCATTCTGTTGCTATTGATACTCCAATTCAATTCATTCCGAAAAACATTTATTGTAATTGCTTCTATTCCTTTAGGTATTATCGGGGTACTTGTGGGCCTCTTTGTTTTCAATTCGTACTTCGGGTTTATGGCCTTTTTGGGAATAGTATCACTTGCGGGAATAGTGGTTAACAACGCCATTGTTTTGCTTGACAGAATCGATATAGAAATAACCAGTCTTGGTAAAAAACCTTATCAGGCTATAATTGACGCGGCACAAGAGCGGTTCAGACCCATATTATTAACCACTTTTACTACTGTATTAGGTTTAATTCCGTTGTATTTAGGTGGAGGATTGATGTGGGAACCTATGGCCGTGTCTATTATGGTAGGTCTTTTGTTCGCAACCATGATCACCTTGTTGTTCGTGCCGTTATTGTACAAGTTGCTGTTTAAAGTTAAAACTGAAGAGTTTCAAGAAATACATTAG
- a CDS encoding Uncharacterized conserved protein YndB, AHSA1/START domain: MEHKTKINAEDGKQELVITREFDLPIELLFKAYSEPDLVEQWMGTKVIKLENRNHGSYQFQTTYNGNIVFQANGTIHQVLPNQKIIRTFEMENMPIGVQLEFLDFEKITDNKSKLTMQIIYKSEKHRAEQLKLPFANGLNMAHNRLQEILTNLK; encoded by the coding sequence ATGGAACATAAAACAAAAATTAATGCTGAAGATGGCAAACAAGAGTTAGTAATAACAAGGGAATTTGATTTACCAATAGAACTTCTTTTTAAAGCATATTCCGAACCTGACCTTGTGGAACAATGGATGGGAACTAAAGTAATAAAACTTGAAAACAGAAATCACGGAAGTTACCAGTTTCAAACCACGTACAACGGAAATATAGTATTTCAGGCAAATGGAACAATTCACCAAGTTTTACCAAATCAAAAAATCATACGAACTTTCGAAATGGAAAATATGCCAATTGGTGTTCAGCTTGAATTCTTGGACTTTGAAAAAATTACTGACAACAAAAGCAAACTGACAATGCAAATAATTTACAAATCAGAGAAACACCGAGCAGAACAGTTAAAACTTCCTTTTGCAAATGGCTTGAATATGGCTCACAATAGATTACAAGAAATCTTAACCAATTTAAAATAA
- a CDS encoding transcriptional regulator, ArsR family, with protein sequence MKLRRDVFQAIADPTRRTIISLVALQAMTPTAIAENFDSSRQTISKHIQILTECEILEQEQKGREIYYQLNPNGMKEIAEFIEPFRKIWDERFNKLESVMKKHQSK encoded by the coding sequence ATGAAATTAAGAAGAGATGTATTTCAAGCCATAGCTGACCCAACCCGAAGAACAATAATTTCTTTAGTCGCTCTTCAAGCAATGACACCAACTGCAATTGCCGAAAATTTTGACTCTTCAAGGCAAACCATTTCCAAGCACATACAAATCCTCACAGAGTGCGAAATATTAGAACAGGAACAAAAAGGCAGAGAAATTTACTATCAGTTAAATCCAAACGGTATGAAAGAAATCGCTGAATTTATAGAACCGTTTAGAAAAATATGGGACGAACGATTTAACAAATTGGAATCCGTAATGAAAAAACATCAATCAAAATAA
- a CDS encoding Outer membrane protein TolC, whose amino-acid sequence MIHRLITLSVSFLFSLQCLLAQQDFNVTLIYDGTENDTLFLQHSIKEEIESLLGTQYNINFTSLYSNGDIATSRKYIEEVYNVDTANVLIGAGLITSQILSERKVFPLPNIAAINIDNLFIENSDSSNNSSSIPNFAFIQSPFNIKKDIEALTEIGRIKKIGILVNEFFYSLDFDIKEYLKSFEQIDFELITIANNPQTTLDAIGEDIDAVYVLSTLSDYTPSQAQILFQGITEKKLPSLSLMDYPMLEYGAYAAFSSQEDIQKIPRRAALNVSKIAEGKDPKDFPVQMESFNRQLIINMKTVNITGVYPSWKTLDNAILINVNKANTGRKLTLKAAIAEGLENNLGYQMAQKQTQIAQKDVALAKSNYLPQLEVNSTGTFLDENSVASSFGAKGEFNWSAGASFSQLILSEPAMANITIQKLFKESQEKAEKQSELDVVLDVVTAFFNYQQAQSLVVLQNEDIKVKNQNLNIAVDKEKVGYGGKSDVYRWETELALARADFNDATAQLKNVGFQLNQILNRPVKEQFSIENPGDSDYLNQIFDLSFVSLIEDPGSLQVLADFLTEEAMKNLPEVQQIELALQAQERQLKSNKRAFYIPTIALQANYDEPLKVVNPGETPSIPGIEFGNISANPKWNAGFVASIPIFNGGSRKHQKQKAQIELYQLLDQQKDVGNQLELQIRASLENVQTSYRNLQLNRNAAEAALKNVNITQDLYSEGQLNVVNFIDAQNAYLTAEINASNSEYQLVIDFFVLQRTTGQYLTLATEAQRNDFFTRFLQFKSNTKN is encoded by the coding sequence ATGATACATAGACTAATAACCCTTTCTGTTAGTTTCTTATTTTCCTTGCAATGCCTGTTAGCACAACAGGATTTTAATGTAACCTTAATTTACGACGGGACGGAAAATGATACGCTGTTCTTGCAACATTCGATCAAAGAGGAGATTGAATCACTACTGGGCACACAGTACAACATCAATTTTACATCCCTTTATAGCAATGGAGATATTGCGACCAGTCGTAAATACATAGAAGAAGTGTACAACGTAGATACCGCTAACGTGCTTATTGGAGCAGGACTTATCACAAGTCAAATTCTCTCTGAACGTAAGGTCTTTCCCCTTCCGAACATTGCAGCCATTAACATAGACAATTTATTCATAGAAAATTCCGACTCTTCAAACAACAGCTCATCAATTCCCAATTTTGCATTTATTCAATCTCCTTTTAATATAAAAAAGGACATTGAAGCACTTACTGAAATTGGCCGGATAAAGAAAATCGGCATATTGGTCAATGAGTTTTTCTACAGCTTGGATTTCGATATTAAGGAATATCTAAAATCATTTGAACAGATTGACTTTGAATTGATAACTATTGCAAATAATCCGCAAACCACTTTGGATGCTATTGGGGAGGATATTGATGCCGTATATGTTTTATCAACTCTCTCCGATTATACCCCTTCACAGGCACAAATTTTATTTCAGGGCATTACCGAAAAGAAACTACCAAGCCTTTCGCTAATGGATTATCCCATGCTTGAATACGGGGCTTATGCAGCATTTTCTTCCCAAGAAGACATTCAAAAGATACCCAGAAGAGCTGCATTGAATGTTTCAAAAATAGCGGAGGGAAAAGACCCTAAAGACTTTCCCGTTCAAATGGAAAGCTTCAATCGTCAATTGATTATCAACATGAAAACTGTAAACATAACAGGGGTATATCCGAGCTGGAAAACGTTGGATAACGCTATTCTAATAAATGTGAACAAAGCGAATACCGGAAGGAAACTAACTTTAAAAGCAGCCATTGCTGAAGGTCTTGAAAATAATTTAGGGTATCAGATGGCTCAAAAACAAACGCAAATCGCCCAAAAAGATGTAGCCCTTGCAAAAAGTAATTACTTGCCACAATTAGAAGTTAATTCAACCGGAACATTTTTAGATGAAAATTCAGTGGCCAGCTCTTTTGGTGCCAAAGGTGAATTTAACTGGTCGGCAGGTGCATCTTTTTCTCAGTTGATTCTTTCAGAACCCGCTATGGCGAATATCACAATACAGAAATTATTTAAGGAGAGCCAAGAAAAAGCAGAAAAGCAATCAGAACTTGATGTGGTTTTAGATGTGGTAACCGCGTTTTTCAATTATCAACAGGCACAATCGTTGGTTGTACTACAAAATGAAGATATAAAAGTCAAAAATCAGAACCTCAATATTGCTGTCGACAAAGAAAAAGTAGGGTACGGCGGCAAAAGTGATGTGTACCGTTGGGAAACTGAACTGGCACTTGCAAGAGCCGATTTTAATGATGCTACGGCCCAATTAAAGAATGTTGGTTTTCAATTGAATCAAATCTTGAATCGACCGGTAAAAGAACAATTTTCAATAGAAAATCCGGGCGATTCCGACTATTTGAACCAAATATTTGATTTGTCATTTGTCTCGCTTATCGAAGATCCCGGCAGCCTTCAGGTTCTTGCCGATTTTTTAACGGAGGAAGCGATGAAAAACCTTCCCGAAGTACAGCAAATCGAGCTTGCTCTACAAGCCCAGGAAAGGCAGTTAAAATCGAACAAAAGGGCATTTTACATACCTACTATTGCGCTGCAGGCAAACTATGACGAACCTTTAAAAGTGGTAAATCCCGGTGAAACACCATCGATTCCGGGAATTGAATTCGGTAATATTTCCGCTAATCCAAAATGGAACGCGGGGTTTGTAGCGTCTATTCCAATCTTTAACGGTGGTTCAAGAAAACACCAAAAACAAAAGGCTCAAATTGAACTATACCAATTACTGGATCAGCAAAAGGATGTCGGTAACCAACTGGAACTTCAAATAAGGGCCAGCCTTGAGAATGTACAAACATCGTACAGAAATCTTCAATTAAACAGAAATGCTGCAGAGGCAGCACTGAAGAATGTGAATATAACACAGGATTTATACAGTGAAGGGCAGCTAAATGTAGTCAATTTTATAGATGCACAAAATGCATACCTGACTGCAGAAATAAATGCCTCCAATTCTGAATATCAGCTTGTAATAGACTTTTTTGTTCTGCAACGAACTACGGGACAATACCTAACACTTGCTACCGAAGCGCAACGTAATGATTTTTTTACAAGGTTCCTTCAATTCAAAAGTAATACCAAGAACTAG
- a CDS encoding Uncharacterized conserved protein YdeI, YjbR/CyaY-like superfamily, DUF1801 family, producing the protein MEKVEKYIEKIKSWKEETKVLREICLDCGLTEDFKWMHPCYTFQGNNIVLIHGFKEYCALLFHKGVLLKDTNEILLQQTENVQSARQIRFTNLQEIIDLKSVIKTYIFEAIEVEKVGLEVKMKKTSEFKMPDELKQAFENNPDLETAFYDLTPGRQRGYLLYFSQAKQSKTRESRIEKSMQKIFDGKGHNEQ; encoded by the coding sequence TTGGAGAAAGTCGAAAAATATATAGAAAAAATAAAGAGTTGGAAAGAAGAAACCAAAGTATTAAGAGAAATCTGTCTTGATTGCGGACTGACCGAAGACTTCAAATGGATGCACCCTTGCTATACGTTTCAAGGCAATAACATTGTCTTAATTCACGGATTTAAAGAATATTGTGCCTTACTTTTTCACAAAGGTGTTTTATTAAAAGACACAAATGAAATTCTACTTCAACAAACCGAAAACGTACAATCGGCAAGACAAATCCGATTTACCAATTTGCAAGAAATAATTGATTTAAAATCCGTTATCAAAACCTACATTTTTGAGGCAATCGAAGTGGAAAAAGTAGGTTTGGAAGTGAAAATGAAAAAAACTTCAGAATTTAAAATGCCTGATGAACTCAAACAAGCATTTGAAAACAATCCTGATTTAGAAACTGCATTTTACGACTTAACACCAGGACGACAAAGAGGGTATTTATTATATTTTTCGCAAGCCAAACAATCAAAAACTCGTGAATCGAGAATTGAAAAGTCAATGCAGAAAATATTTGACGGAAAAGGACACAACGAACAATAA
- a CDS encoding Amidohydrolase, with product MKKITLLIILLLFFFGVSAQKIFDVHIHGDKESLNQLARLSSYGVYKAAISTSWNLQTSYTNTDDLSLVHGLMLACPEGKVPYSSQFCFSDQKDFPDIRWVEQLIIENKIQFLGEVLSQYYGISPSDEKLFPYYALAEKYNIPVGIHTGLAGPNNGSPNFKVSLGTPLLFETLLQKFPDLKVWIMHAGAPFIEDSIAIMKYYPNVYADISAINNPYIFPKTEFSFIMKRLIDAGLEDRIMFGSDNGDIKSAIDNLEELVFLDELQKRKIYYENAEIFFAR from the coding sequence ATGAAAAAAATTACTCTACTAATTATTTTACTCTTATTCTTTTTTGGAGTAAGTGCTCAAAAGATATTTGATGTGCATATACATGGTGATAAGGAATCTTTAAATCAACTAGCTCGATTATCTTCTTACGGGGTTTATAAAGCAGCAATCAGTACTTCTTGGAATCTTCAAACAAGCTACACAAATACAGATGACCTATCGTTGGTTCACGGACTCATGCTAGCTTGTCCGGAAGGTAAAGTCCCATATAGCTCACAATTCTGTTTTTCTGACCAAAAAGATTTTCCCGATATTCGTTGGGTTGAACAACTTATAATAGAAAATAAAATACAATTTCTTGGTGAGGTCTTAAGTCAGTATTACGGAATTTCTCCCTCGGACGAAAAACTATTTCCATATTATGCACTGGCCGAAAAGTATAATATACCTGTCGGAATCCACACTGGTTTAGCAGGCCCCAACAATGGTAGTCCAAATTTTAAAGTTAGTTTGGGAACACCTTTATTATTCGAAACTCTTTTACAAAAGTTTCCTGATTTAAAAGTCTGGATTATGCATGCAGGGGCGCCATTCATAGAAGATTCAATTGCTATAATGAAATATTATCCAAATGTTTACGCAGATATTTCAGCAATTAATAATCCTTATATATTCCCAAAAACAGAATTCAGTTTTATTATGAAAAGGCTTATTGATGCAGGTTTAGAGGACAGAATAATGTTTGGTTCAGATAATGGAGATATAAAAAGTGCTATAGATAATTTAGAAGAACTTGTATTTCTCGATGAACTACAAAAGAGGAAAATCTATTACGAAAATGCTGAAATATTTTTTGCACGGTAA
- a CDS encoding DoxX-like family protein: MSKRNKIIYWIVTIFLSFGMLAGGIQQLLQIGGYVEIIKELGYPKYLLSILGVWKILGVIAILIPKFPLLKEWAYAGFFFAMSGAMVSHFAVGQSIADALPSIILLLVIVLSWYFRPESRKFSQLIKQT; this comes from the coding sequence ATGTCAAAGAGAAACAAAATAATTTATTGGATTGTTACAATCTTCCTTTCATTTGGAATGTTAGCAGGAGGAATACAGCAATTACTTCAAATTGGTGGATATGTTGAAATCATTAAAGAATTAGGTTATCCAAAATACTTATTGAGCATTCTTGGAGTATGGAAAATATTAGGAGTCATTGCTATTTTAATTCCAAAATTCCCATTGTTAAAGGAATGGGCTTATGCAGGATTTTTCTTTGCAATGTCGGGAGCAATGGTCTCTCATTTTGCAGTTGGACAATCAATAGCAGATGCGTTACCGTCAATAATTTTATTGCTTGTAATTGTTCTGTCTTGGTATTTCAGACCAGAAAGTAGAAAATTTAGTCAACTAATAAAACAAACTTAA
- a CDS encoding RND family efflux transporter, MFP subunit, whose product MKAHIHLIIVAFTLLACNENNEKAEENIKSVKYERIGFSNSNQTHRFSGIVKAEYETGLSFKVGGTLSKVDVKIGDKVRKGQLIARIDPIDYEVQREQAVAQKKSAESQLVVARSTFSRAEKLYENNSVALSEYEQAKASLASAESQFKAANKQLEAANNQISYTRLNAPMNGVITSLMVESNELVSAGSIVAVLSSEGNPEVEVGVPESVIAKLQKGQEVTIEFPSIANDDFKGKIEKVAFASGQSSTYHVMVSITDPIGEMRPGMSAEVSFIMSKISDDQQNIIVAPIAAVGKDPQGHFVFVLQENSDSLYRVEKRKVSIGRMLDTGFEIKNGLEGKELVVTAGIPFLRDSMKVKLLNK is encoded by the coding sequence ATGAAAGCACATATACACTTAATAATCGTAGCATTTACATTACTCGCCTGCAATGAAAATAATGAAAAAGCCGAGGAAAATATCAAATCCGTCAAATATGAAAGAATTGGTTTCTCGAATAGTAATCAGACGCATAGATTCTCTGGAATTGTAAAAGCTGAATATGAGACAGGTTTAAGTTTTAAGGTCGGGGGCACATTAAGTAAAGTAGATGTAAAAATAGGTGATAAGGTGAGAAAAGGCCAACTAATTGCCCGTATCGACCCCATTGACTATGAGGTACAAAGAGAGCAGGCCGTTGCCCAAAAGAAGAGTGCTGAAAGCCAACTGGTCGTAGCCCGGTCAACTTTTTCAAGAGCTGAAAAGTTATATGAAAATAATAGTGTTGCACTAAGCGAATACGAACAAGCAAAAGCAAGTCTAGCCTCTGCCGAATCCCAATTTAAGGCAGCCAATAAGCAATTGGAAGCTGCCAATAACCAAATCTCATATACCCGGTTAAATGCCCCGATGAATGGAGTAATTACTTCACTCATGGTAGAATCGAATGAACTAGTAAGTGCTGGTAGTATTGTTGCCGTTTTAAGCAGTGAGGGTAACCCCGAGGTTGAAGTAGGTGTGCCAGAATCAGTTATTGCAAAATTACAAAAGGGACAAGAGGTAACTATCGAATTCCCTTCTATAGCGAACGACGATTTTAAAGGTAAAATCGAAAAGGTAGCATTCGCATCGGGGCAATCGTCAACCTACCATGTTATGGTAAGCATTACCGATCCTATTGGCGAAATGCGACCCGGTATGTCTGCTGAAGTAAGCTTTATTATGTCGAAAATATCTGACGATCAACAAAATATTATTGTCGCACCCATAGCGGCAGTGGGTAAGGATCCGCAAGGCCATTTTGTATTTGTGCTTCAAGAAAATTCCGATTCTCTTTATCGGGTAGAAAAAAGAAAGGTAAGTATCGGAAGAATGCTTGATACTGGGTTTGAAATAAAAAACGGCCTTGAAGGTAAAGAACTGGTTGTTACGGCGGGAATACCCTTTTTAAGAGATAGCATGAAGGTGAAACTTCTTAATAAATAA
- a CDS encoding Site-specific recombinase XerD, producing MALDKHITLKHLLIGGKKYIGLKYYSDKVLDSLIKNLKDVEWSKEFAMNYLPNNKANLESIFKLFRGVAWINTNSFLERSGSKQLDETFDVAWFRKRSLSNGHKKCPDSYLDKLEIKRYSNNTVKSYVSAFEGFINHYPGVDIDNLDDNHVRKFLMNQIRNKCSNSQVNLTINSIKFYYEKVLGMPNRFYDLERPRKKQKLPVVLSKGEARAMIEATENLKHRCIISLLYSAGLRRGELLALRPTDIESERMMVKVEDAKGNKDRYTLLAKSTLNDLRQYYRAFRPTTYLFEGRDGEMYSASSVASIIGSAATKAGIRKKVTPHTLRHSFATHLLENGTDLRYIQLLLGHNSTKTTEIYTHVASTGFAAVKNPLDL from the coding sequence ATGGCACTTGACAAGCACATAACGTTGAAGCATTTACTGATCGGTGGCAAGAAATACATCGGCCTTAAATACTATTCTGACAAGGTCCTGGATTCGCTCATCAAAAATCTGAAGGATGTAGAGTGGAGCAAGGAATTTGCGATGAACTATCTCCCGAACAACAAGGCCAATCTAGAGTCGATATTCAAATTGTTCCGAGGTGTTGCATGGATAAATACAAATAGTTTCTTGGAAAGGTCAGGTTCAAAACAACTCGATGAGACATTTGACGTAGCCTGGTTCCGGAAACGCTCCCTGTCAAATGGCCATAAAAAATGTCCGGATTCCTATCTCGACAAGCTCGAGATTAAAAGATATTCCAACAACACAGTGAAATCCTATGTGAGCGCTTTTGAAGGTTTCATAAACCATTATCCCGGCGTGGATATCGATAACCTGGACGATAACCATGTCCGCAAATTCCTGATGAATCAAATAAGGAATAAATGCTCTAATTCACAGGTCAATCTTACCATTAACAGCATAAAATTCTATTATGAAAAAGTGCTGGGGATGCCCAACCGGTTCTATGACCTTGAGAGACCGAGAAAGAAGCAAAAATTACCTGTTGTACTTTCAAAGGGAGAGGCCAGGGCCATGATCGAGGCTACCGAAAACTTAAAACATCGCTGTATCATCTCCTTGCTCTATTCAGCTGGGCTTCGCCGAGGAGAACTGCTCGCTCTCAGACCAACGGACATAGAAAGCGAAAGGATGATGGTAAAGGTCGAGGACGCCAAGGGGAACAAGGATAGATATACGTTATTGGCTAAATCCACCCTTAATGACCTTAGGCAATATTACAGGGCATTTCGGCCCACCACCTATCTTTTCGAGGGAAGGGATGGAGAAATGTACAGCGCTAGCAGTGTGGCCAGTATAATAGGCTCGGCAGCGACAAAGGCAGGGATCCGTAAGAAAGTGACACCGCATACCTTGCGCCATAGTTTTGCAACACATCTCCTGGAAAACGGTACAGACCTGAGATATATACAATTGCTTCTGGGCCATAATTCAACAAAAACAACAGAAATCTACACCCATGTTGCCTCTACCGGTTTCGCGGCAGTGAAAAATCCATTAGATTTGTAG